The genomic DNA CGCGTCGCGCATCGTCAAGGCGCAGCGCGCGGTGGCCGCCTCCACTCCGTACGCCGATGAGCTCACCCGGGCGGTGACGGCGGTGGCCACCCGGTCCAACGCCAAGCACCCGCTCACCACCGAGAACCCGCAGGCCACCAAGGCCGCCGTCCTGCTGATCACGGCGGACCGAGGCCTGGCCGGCGGCTACTCGACCAACGCCATCAAGCAGGCGGTCGCGCTCAGCGCGAAGCTTCGCGCCGAGGGCAAGGACGTGGTGACCTACATCGTCGGCCGCAAGGGCGTCTCGTACTACAACTTCCGCAACCTTGAGGTCGCGGGGTCGTACACGGGGTTCTCCGACAAGCCGACCTACGGTGACGCCAAGGCCGTCGCGGTCGAGCTGATCGAGGCCTTCACCGCGGAGACCGGCGGTGTGGACGAGCTGCACCTGGTGTCGACCAAGTTCGAGTCGATGCTGACGCAGACCGCCCAGGACGCCCGGCTGCTGCCGCTGAAGCTCGACGAGGTCGAGCTCAGCGACGCCAGCAAGGCGAAGAACCAGATCTTCCCGCTGTACGACTTCGAGCCGTCGGCGGAGGGTGTTCTGGACGCGCTGCTGCCGCGGTACGTCGAGAGCCGGATCTACAACGCGCTGCTGCAGTCGGCCGCTTCCGAGCACGCCGCCCGCCGCCGCGCGATGAAGAGCGCGACGGACAACGCCGGCGAGCTCATCAAGTCGCTCACGCGGCTTGCCAACTCGGCCCGTCAGGCCGAGATCACCCAGGAAATCAGCGAGATCGTCGGCGGCGCCAACGCCCTCGCCGACGCTAGCCGCGGGAGCGAATGAGTATGACCACCACTGTTGAGCCGACCACGGCGACGGGCCGCGTCGCGCGGGTCATCGGCCCGGTCGTCGACGTGGAGTTCCCCGTCGACGCGATTCCCGACATGTTCAACGCCCTGCACGTCGAGGTGGACAACCCCGACGGCACGGGCAGGAAGACCCTGACCCTCGAGGTCGCCCAGCACCTCGGCGACGGCCTGGTCCGCGGCATCTCGATGCAGCCGACCGACGGCCTGGTCCGTGGCGCCCAGGTCTCCGACACCGGTGCGGCCATCTCCGTGCCGGTCGGCCAGATCACCAAGGGCAAGGTGTTCAACGCCCTCGGTGAGGTGCTGAACGTCGACAAGGCCGAGTTCGAGGCCCAGGTCGAGGTCAAGTGGCCGATCCACCGCAAGGCGCCGAACTTCGCGGACCTCGAGTCGAAGACCGAGATGTTCGAGACCGGCATCAAGGTCATCGACCTCCTCACCCCGTACGTGCAGGGTGGCAAGATCGGTCTGTTCGGTGGTGCCGGTGTCGGCAAGACCGTTCTGATCCAGGAGATGATCTACCGCGTCGCCGAGAACTTCGGTGGTGTGTCGGTGTTCGCCGGTGTCGGCGAGCGCACCCGTGAGGGCAACGACCTCATCCACGAGATGGTGGACTCCGGCGTTCTGGACAAGACCGCGCTGGTCTTCGGCCAGATGGACGAGCCCCCGGGCACCCGTCTGCGCGTCGCGCTCTCCGCGCTGACCATGGCGGAGTACTTCCGTGACGTGGAGCAGCAGGACGTGCTCCTCTTCATCGACAACATCTTCCGGTTCACCCAGGCCGGTTCCGAGGTGTCGACCCTGCTCGGCCGCATGCCCTCCGCGGTGGGTTACCAGCCGAACCTGGCCGACGAGATGGGCCTCCTCCAGGAGCGCATCACCTCGACCCGCGGTCACTCGA from Kitasatospora terrestris includes the following:
- a CDS encoding F0F1 ATP synthase subunit gamma, encoding MGAQLRVYKRRIRSVTATKKITKAMEMISASRIVKAQRAVAASTPYADELTRAVTAVATRSNAKHPLTTENPQATKAAVLLITADRGLAGGYSTNAIKQAVALSAKLRAEGKDVVTYIVGRKGVSYYNFRNLEVAGSYTGFSDKPTYGDAKAVAVELIEAFTAETGGVDELHLVSTKFESMLTQTAQDARLLPLKLDEVELSDASKAKNQIFPLYDFEPSAEGVLDALLPRYVESRIYNALLQSAASEHAARRRAMKSATDNAGELIKSLTRLANSARQAEITQEISEIVGGANALADASRGSE
- the atpD gene encoding F0F1 ATP synthase subunit beta produces the protein MTTTVEPTTATGRVARVIGPVVDVEFPVDAIPDMFNALHVEVDNPDGTGRKTLTLEVAQHLGDGLVRGISMQPTDGLVRGAQVSDTGAAISVPVGQITKGKVFNALGEVLNVDKAEFEAQVEVKWPIHRKAPNFADLESKTEMFETGIKVIDLLTPYVQGGKIGLFGGAGVGKTVLIQEMIYRVAENFGGVSVFAGVGERTREGNDLIHEMVDSGVLDKTALVFGQMDEPPGTRLRVALSALTMAEYFRDVEQQDVLLFIDNIFRFTQAGSEVSTLLGRMPSAVGYQPNLADEMGLLQERITSTRGHSITSMQAIYVPADDLTDPAPATTFAHLDATTVLSRPISEKGIYPAVDPLDSTSRILDPRYIAQNHYDTAVRVKGILQKYKDLQDIIAILGIDELSEDDKITVHRARRIERFLSQNTYVAKQFTGVDGSTVPLSETIEAFNAIADGKYDAVPEQAFFMCGGIEDLERNAAELAKK